One region of Ornithinibacter aureus genomic DNA includes:
- a CDS encoding serine hydrolase domain-containing protein yields the protein MRLALRIVAALLVLVIAAAVGGYFYARPLLETGTGYAAHNSCAVTLVAGRDDPETDLPDNPLVPFLTGYVNEAGRSSTSQILFTLSTQKAWYTRGYGCTVGADRPEDLGEPTKVLSDTNPLSTAESPEPNAAVDAAIARAFGDELGTVRAAELGTRGIIVLKGGQLVGERYAEGFTRETPQLGWSMTKSVANMLVGRMVHQGRIAITDDSLLPEWTDERKGITVDQLMRATSGLSWDETYSLGTPITQMLYSEPDMARFAASQPLAHQPGTYQQYSSGGTNILCSVLTDLADAPDADLPRQQLFAPLGLTSATLEVDMTGTPVCSSYLWATPRDWAAIGQFALQDGVWAGERLLPEGWMKASTTVTEVRQTEEQGYAAGWWANKKANGTLVDPQLPEDTYWASGHDGQKLYVVPSADLVVVRLGFTPELEADQLRTDELVAELVAMKPAEG from the coding sequence ATGCGCCTGGCCCTCCGCATCGTCGCGGCTCTCCTCGTCCTCGTCATCGCCGCTGCCGTGGGCGGGTACTTCTACGCCCGCCCCCTGCTCGAGACGGGAACGGGGTACGCGGCGCACAACTCCTGCGCCGTGACACTCGTCGCCGGCCGTGACGACCCCGAGACCGACCTGCCCGACAACCCCCTGGTGCCCTTCCTCACCGGGTACGTCAACGAGGCAGGCCGCTCGAGCACGTCGCAGATCCTGTTCACGCTGTCCACGCAGAAGGCCTGGTACACCCGGGGCTACGGCTGCACGGTGGGGGCCGACCGGCCCGAGGACCTCGGAGAGCCCACGAAGGTCCTCTCCGACACCAACCCCCTCTCCACGGCGGAGTCCCCGGAACCCAACGCTGCGGTCGACGCCGCCATCGCTCGAGCCTTCGGTGACGAGCTCGGCACCGTGCGGGCCGCCGAGCTCGGAACCCGCGGCATCATCGTGCTCAAGGGTGGGCAGCTCGTCGGAGAGCGGTACGCCGAGGGCTTCACCCGTGAGACCCCGCAACTCGGCTGGTCGATGACCAAGAGCGTCGCGAACATGCTCGTGGGGCGGATGGTGCACCAGGGACGGATCGCGATCACCGACGACTCGTTGCTGCCCGAGTGGACCGACGAGCGCAAGGGCATCACCGTCGACCAGCTGATGCGGGCAACGAGCGGGCTGTCCTGGGACGAGACCTACTCGCTCGGCACCCCGATCACCCAGATGCTCTACTCCGAGCCCGACATGGCCCGTTTTGCTGCGAGCCAGCCGCTGGCCCACCAGCCCGGCACCTACCAGCAGTACAGCAGCGGCGGCACGAACATCCTGTGCTCCGTGCTCACCGACCTGGCCGACGCCCCGGACGCCGACCTGCCACGCCAGCAGCTCTTCGCTCCGCTGGGCCTCACCTCCGCGACGCTCGAGGTCGACATGACCGGGACCCCGGTGTGCAGCTCGTACCTGTGGGCCACGCCGCGCGACTGGGCCGCCATCGGGCAGTTCGCCCTGCAGGACGGCGTGTGGGCCGGTGAGCGGCTGCTTCCCGAGGGCTGGATGAAGGCCTCCACCACGGTCACCGAGGTGCGTCAGACCGAGGAGCAGGGCTACGCCGCCGGGTGGTGGGCCAACAAGAAGGCCAACGGCACTCTCGTCGACCCCCAGCTGCCCGAGGACACCTACTGGGCGAGCGGCCACGACGGCCAGAAGCTGTACGTCGTTCCGTCGGCCGATCTCGTCGTCGTGCGTCTCGGGTTCACCCCCGAGCTCGAGGCCGACCAGCTGCGCACCGACGAGCTCGTCGCCGAGCTCGTCGCCATGAAGCCTGCCGAGGGCTGA
- a CDS encoding DUF2510 domain-containing protein — MSAPAGWHLQPDGQERFWDGTQWTDQFRSPAPIDPTAPPPAPSWASSSDAVGDALSDSDSVSDSDHTQVFDVAGTQALPRQDAAAPGAYPPAGQASVGYPQQGYPQQGYPQQGYAPGQPQTGYGAPGSAGYPPPVKSGSSGLAKGCLIAGVVLLGLIAIVIAAIAFFAPRVADSVNETFPSGFPTSLPSGFPTDLPTDLPSGLPTDLPSGLPTDIEQNIELTVGDGFELPRATIDGGWTLVPQGSGIPIVNITGMKATLGDANGFPVLFTMRFPAAGGETVETVCTTPGGEPGAVVDVSCVPLFGDVAEARTVTVTASL, encoded by the coding sequence ATGTCGGCACCAGCGGGTTGGCACCTCCAGCCGGACGGACAGGAACGATTCTGGGACGGCACCCAGTGGACCGACCAGTTCCGCTCACCGGCCCCGATCGACCCGACCGCGCCCCCACCCGCGCCGTCGTGGGCGAGCTCGTCGGACGCCGTGGGTGACGCCCTCTCCGACAGCGACAGCGTCTCGGACAGCGACCACACGCAGGTCTTCGACGTGGCGGGCACGCAGGCGCTCCCGCGTCAGGATGCCGCGGCACCGGGTGCGTACCCGCCCGCCGGTCAGGCGTCGGTCGGGTACCCGCAGCAGGGCTACCCGCAGCAGGGCTACCCCCAGCAGGGGTACGCGCCGGGCCAGCCCCAGACCGGGTACGGCGCACCGGGTTCCGCCGGCTACCCGCCGCCGGTCAAGAGCGGCAGCAGCGGCCTGGCCAAGGGCTGCCTCATAGCCGGCGTCGTCCTTCTCGGCCTGATCGCCATCGTCATCGCAGCCATCGCGTTCTTCGCCCCCCGCGTGGCCGACAGCGTCAACGAGACCTTCCCGTCCGGTTTTCCCACGAGCCTGCCGAGCGGGTTCCCGACGGATCTCCCGACGGATCTCCCGAGTGGCCTGCCGACCGACCTGCCGAGCGGGTTGCCGACGGACATCGAGCAGAACATCGAGCTCACCGTTGGTGACGGCTTCGAGCTGCCGCGCGCCACGATCGACGGCGGGTGGACGCTGGTGCCGCAGGGCTCCGGCATCCCCATCGTCAACATCACCGGCATGAAGGCCACCCTCGGCGACGCAAACGGCTTCCCCGTGCTGTTCACGATGCGCTTCCCCGCTGCGGGCGGTGAAACGGTCGAGACGGTCTGCACCACCCCGGGCGGTGAGCCGGGTGCCGTCGTGGACGTCTCGTGCGTCCCGCTCTTCGGTGACGTGGCCGAGGCCAGGACGGTGACGGTCACCGCCTCGCTCTGA
- a CDS encoding alpha/beta hydrolase has translation MIPAIVDKAARRVGRSPFLPAIGDADRVFERVLSGVGLMVVPWAFAASLVPSLLPRAPWLQGVASGVTVAVGYGLGAATHALWRYLQIPGLRGRARSVALGLVIGIGLVLVLVSGWKFVGWQNDIRRIMGMESTSPTIWPVVIVVTLLVFTLLVLLARSLIVLSRTVASWLGRRLSRRLSIVLGVAAVLFLLWGLWTGVIVNGFFAGANAFFAPQDTTGTNSSNRPTAPERSGSPESMSPWEDLGQYGRFFVRGGPDVAELEAVNGPGAKEPIRVFAGLQSADTVQGRADLVLEELKRTGAFDREILVIATTTGMGYLDHRGTDPLEYLWNGDTAIAGVQYSYLPSWISILADQDAVATTSRVVFETVHQHWSTLPSNDRPDLYLYGLSLGSLGVESVLTSISIVNAPVNGALMVGPPFVNPLHARLEAERDPGSPASLPISEEGRTVRFGNAEGGLERGGARWGPTRVVYLQYASDPTVFYSPNLTFREPDWLKEGQRGPDVAPTMEWFPLVTMWQVLLDMPAGTEVPAGFGHMYSAQDNLDSWAALTQPPGWGPDVRDRLSRVLPTD, from the coding sequence GTGATCCCCGCGATCGTCGACAAGGCCGCCCGTCGCGTGGGCCGCAGCCCGTTCCTGCCGGCCATCGGGGACGCCGATCGCGTCTTCGAGCGGGTGCTCTCAGGAGTCGGGCTCATGGTCGTGCCGTGGGCGTTCGCGGCATCCCTCGTGCCGTCACTGCTGCCGCGCGCGCCGTGGCTCCAGGGCGTGGCGTCGGGTGTCACCGTGGCCGTGGGGTACGGGCTGGGTGCGGCGACCCACGCCCTCTGGCGCTACCTGCAGATCCCCGGCCTCAGGGGCCGAGCACGATCCGTCGCGCTGGGGCTGGTCATCGGTATCGGCCTGGTCCTCGTGCTGGTGAGCGGCTGGAAGTTCGTCGGGTGGCAGAACGACATCCGCAGGATCATGGGGATGGAGTCGACGTCACCGACGATCTGGCCCGTCGTCATCGTGGTGACGCTCCTGGTGTTCACGCTGCTCGTCCTGCTCGCCCGCAGCCTGATCGTGCTGTCCCGCACGGTGGCCTCGTGGCTGGGGCGCCGGCTGTCGCGCCGGCTGTCCATCGTGCTCGGCGTGGCGGCGGTGCTCTTCCTGCTCTGGGGGCTGTGGACCGGAGTCATCGTCAACGGCTTCTTCGCCGGTGCCAACGCCTTCTTCGCACCCCAGGACACCACCGGCACCAACAGCTCGAACCGCCCGACGGCGCCTGAGCGATCCGGCTCGCCGGAGTCGATGTCACCGTGGGAGGACCTCGGCCAGTACGGCCGCTTCTTCGTGCGCGGCGGCCCCGACGTCGCCGAGCTCGAAGCCGTCAACGGTCCCGGCGCGAAGGAACCCATCCGGGTGTTCGCCGGCCTCCAGAGTGCCGACACGGTCCAGGGTCGCGCAGACCTCGTGCTCGAGGAGCTCAAGCGCACCGGGGCCTTCGACCGCGAGATCCTCGTCATCGCCACGACCACCGGGATGGGCTACCTCGACCACCGCGGAACCGACCCGCTCGAGTACCTGTGGAACGGCGACACCGCCATCGCCGGGGTGCAGTACTCCTACCTGCCGAGCTGGATCTCGATTCTCGCCGACCAGGATGCCGTCGCGACCACCTCGCGGGTCGTCTTCGAGACCGTGCACCAGCACTGGTCGACGCTGCCGTCCAACGACCGCCCCGACCTCTACCTCTACGGCCTGTCGCTCGGGTCGCTCGGGGTCGAGAGCGTGCTGACGTCGATCAGCATCGTCAACGCGCCCGTGAACGGCGCCCTCATGGTCGGTCCGCCGTTCGTCAACCCGCTGCACGCCCGACTGGAGGCCGAGCGCGACCCCGGCTCCCCGGCATCCCTGCCGATCTCCGAGGAGGGCCGCACCGTGCGCTTCGGCAATGCCGAGGGCGGGCTGGAGCGTGGCGGGGCGCGGTGGGGCCCCACCCGGGTCGTCTACCTCCAGTACGCGTCCGACCCCACGGTGTTCTACTCGCCGAACCTCACGTTCCGCGAACCCGACTGGCTCAAGGAGGGCCAGCGCGGGCCGGACGTCGCGCCCACCATGGAGTGGTTCCCGCTCGTCACGATGTGGCAGGTGCTGCTCGACATGCCGGCGGGCACGGAGGTGCCGGCCGGGTTCGGTCACATGTACTCCGCGCAGGACAACCTCGACTCGTGGGCGGCGCTGACCCAGCCCCCCGGCTGGGGACCGGACGTGCGCGACCGGCTCTCGAGAGTTCTCCCGACCGATTGA
- a CDS encoding SAM-dependent methyltransferase, translating into MQRHGISHLAHAHHPVMAPLSDASVARLLDRLLPAKGRLLDLGCGQGEWIRRALSVRDGVTAVGVDLHVGSGVGDLAPTQAARATVVEADAATWTGGLFDAVLAQWALEPGRDPADPGPGPTGLPGAPRGVADGVPGCPGLRHPGARRQPGIPLMLRGGVCARAVTR; encoded by the coding sequence GTGCAGCGCCATGGGATCAGCCACCTCGCCCACGCCCACCACCCCGTCATGGCTCCCCTGTCGGACGCGTCCGTGGCCCGGCTGCTCGATCGGCTGCTCCCGGCCAAGGGCCGACTGCTCGACCTCGGCTGCGGTCAGGGTGAGTGGATCCGCCGGGCGCTGAGCGTGCGGGACGGCGTCACCGCCGTCGGCGTCGACCTCCACGTGGGGTCGGGTGTCGGCGACCTCGCCCCGACGCAAGCCGCTCGCGCCACCGTGGTCGAGGCCGATGCCGCGACCTGGACAGGTGGTCTGTTCGATGCCGTGCTCGCGCAGTGGGCGCTGGAGCCCGGGCGTGACCCGGCCGACCCGGGACCAGGCCCGACAGGCCTCCCGGGCGCACCGCGAGGCGTGGCTGACGGGGTACCGGGGTGTCCTGGGCTTCGCCACCCTGGTGCTCGTCGACAACCCGGCATCCCATTGATGCTCCGAGGCGGCGTGTGCGCGAGGGCCGTCACGCGGTAG
- a CDS encoding APC family permease, which yields MWSTVVLLLTYISVAFAVVSYAGTQWLTDNADSEELLFADLATEVLGGWDWVLLLSVATSAIASTQTTIIPASRTALSMARRHALPQRLAHIDPRHRSHKLLHLSDWPVLCVPAPSSASEPG from the coding sequence GTGTGGTCGACGGTGGTCCTGCTCCTCACCTACATCTCCGTCGCCTTCGCGGTGGTGTCGTACGCCGGCACCCAGTGGCTCACCGACAACGCCGACTCCGAGGAGCTCCTCTTCGCCGACCTCGCCACCGAGGTGCTCGGCGGCTGGGACTGGGTGCTGCTGCTGTCGGTCGCGACCTCAGCCATCGCCTCCACGCAGACCACGATCATCCCGGCATCCCGAACGGCCCTGTCGATGGCTCGGCGCCACGCCCTGCCCCAACGCCTGGCCCACATCGACCCCCGGCACCGCTCCCACAAGCTGCTCCACCTGAGCGACTGGCCGGTCCTGTGCGTGCCGGCTCCCTCGTCTGCGAGTGAGCCCGGCTAA